One Deltaproteobacteria bacterium genomic window carries:
- a CDS encoding alcohol dehydrogenase catalytic domain-containing protein, translating into MSESIAFRAFEYHADASLRPAPYRFVGSLTNGWDIERAGAQHLQLGPGYRLLRVSHCGVCSTDLARRHLPFPLPQVIGHEVVAHDESGAAVAVEINASHAARGLAWRQWCAFCRRGLDTHCPERVVLGIHDLPGGFGPWVLAPTANIVSIPPTISAKTATLIEPFAAALHAVQACDPRDGDRIAVLGPRRLGSLAIAALSAWRRQSGRRYQILAIARHAELRALARTLGADDAIDVDAAQSLHDVADCVVETTGSPSGLVLAIQLATREVHVKSTTGQPTLGLAHLTEMVVDEIALEAFRRSGAQRFEGLAAVLGDVPITVRRDLESRGLRVVTAASANELASIVAMEPLGGADVAVVTSLAGIDAAIRPLTSVERGLVRARGTILVADVDQPRDGLLAALLDKGLRISTTRCGDFRAAIALLADPVGGLGHQLGELMVTDVLPAARLAEAFAIAASPRSIKVVVTHPGGLKV; encoded by the coding sequence GTGTCGGAATCGATCGCTTTCCGCGCGTTCGAATACCACGCCGACGCGTCGCTGCGTCCGGCACCGTATCGTTTCGTTGGTTCGCTAACCAACGGCTGGGATATTGAGCGCGCCGGTGCTCAACATCTGCAGCTCGGCCCTGGGTATCGACTCTTGCGCGTGAGCCACTGCGGCGTGTGCTCCACCGATCTCGCGCGCCGCCACTTGCCGTTTCCCCTACCGCAAGTGATCGGCCACGAAGTCGTGGCCCACGACGAATCCGGCGCCGCGGTGGCCGTCGAGATCAACGCCTCGCACGCCGCGCGTGGCCTGGCGTGGCGACAGTGGTGCGCGTTCTGCCGTCGCGGTCTCGACACCCATTGCCCCGAGCGCGTGGTGCTCGGCATCCACGATTTGCCGGGTGGGTTCGGACCGTGGGTGCTCGCGCCGACAGCCAACATCGTGTCGATCCCGCCGACCATTTCGGCGAAGACGGCGACGCTGATCGAGCCGTTCGCCGCGGCGTTGCACGCCGTGCAGGCGTGCGACCCACGTGACGGTGATCGCATCGCGGTGCTCGGTCCGCGGCGACTGGGCTCGCTGGCGATCGCTGCGCTTTCCGCGTGGCGCAGACAATCGGGCCGGCGCTACCAAATCCTTGCGATCGCCCGCCATGCCGAACTGCGCGCGCTGGCGCGCACGCTCGGCGCCGACGATGCAATCGATGTCGACGCCGCACAATCGCTGCACGACGTCGCCGACTGCGTGGTGGAGACCACCGGCAGTCCCAGCGGTCTGGTGCTCGCGATTCAGCTCGCCACTCGCGAGGTCCACGTCAAGTCGACCACCGGGCAACCGACACTCGGGCTCGCGCATCTGACCGAGATGGTCGTCGATGAGATTGCGCTCGAAGCATTTCGGCGTTCGGGCGCCCAACGATTCGAGGGACTAGCGGCTGTACTGGGTGATGTGCCGATCACGGTCCGGCGCGACCTGGAATCGCGGGGACTCCGAGTGGTCACCGCGGCCAGCGCCAACGAGCTCGCTTCCATCGTCGCGATGGAACCACTCGGAGGTGCCGATGTGGCCGTGGTGACGTCGCTCGCCGGCATCGACGCAGCAATCCGGCCGCTCACCAGTGTCGAACGCGGTCTCGTGCGAGCACGTGGCACGATACTGGTTGCGGATGTCGATCAGCCGCGCGATGGATTGCTCGCCGCACTGCTCGACAAAGGTCTCCGCATCAGCACCACCCGTTGCGGTGATTTCCGCGCGGCGATCGCGTTGCTCGCTGATCCGGTCGGTGGTTTGGGACACCAGCTCGGAGAACTGATGGTGACCGACGTGCTGCCCGCGGCACGCCTGGCCGAAGCCTTCGCCATCGCGGCCAGTCCACGCAGCATCAAGGTCGTGGTCACGCATCCTGGCGGATTGAAGGTCTGA
- a CDS encoding YcbK family protein, with protein MHRLFAGILLTLAMLAPAYADGAPPRFFFMGNGTLRLEDAHNGARVQARFRRADGSYDADALARLTHFLRSRGDDREGDVSLRLIEQLDYLEDWAKPRHLRLASGYRSPDYNSAIRAQGGKAASASLHTQGLAADVQFIGVNQRQLWQRIRKLNCCGVGFYKDGNFLHVDVGPPRFWEQATSKVDQNLSGGNARIFARTDFDRYEQFRGATLQLYSITAFPLRVAATAQVVDGNRRTAVHLAPEGEVKADGDCLVIAEPGRSLLRVADADLMPAGRRVHVHLTTCEPRIERTPEEFVTNEIEVAKAAK; from the coding sequence ATGCACCGACTCTTCGCCGGGATTCTGCTGACCCTTGCCATGCTTGCCCCCGCATATGCCGACGGCGCGCCGCCGCGCTTCTTCTTCATGGGCAACGGTACGCTGAGGTTGGAAGACGCGCATAACGGTGCGCGCGTGCAGGCGCGCTTCCGCCGTGCCGACGGCTCCTACGACGCCGACGCGTTGGCGCGACTCACGCATTTTCTGCGTTCGCGCGGTGATGATCGCGAAGGCGACGTGTCGTTGCGCTTGATCGAACAGCTCGACTACCTGGAAGACTGGGCCAAGCCCCGCCATCTGCGACTAGCGTCGGGCTATCGCAGTCCCGATTACAACAGCGCCATCCGCGCACAGGGCGGCAAGGCCGCCAGCGCCTCGTTGCACACGCAGGGACTCGCCGCCGACGTGCAGTTCATCGGGGTCAATCAGCGCCAGTTGTGGCAGCGCATTCGCAAACTCAACTGTTGCGGCGTCGGCTTCTACAAGGACGGCAACTTCCTCCACGTCGACGTCGGCCCGCCGCGCTTCTGGGAGCAGGCGACCTCGAAGGTCGACCAGAACCTCTCCGGCGGCAACGCGCGCATCTTCGCGCGCACCGACTTCGATCGCTACGAACAGTTTCGCGGCGCGACGCTGCAACTCTACAGCATCACCGCCTTCCCGCTGCGCGTCGCCGCGACGGCTCAAGTTGTGGATGGCAATCGCCGCACCGCGGTACACCTCGCGCCCGAAGGTGAAGTAAAGGCCGATGGCGATTGCCTAGTGATTGCTGAACCCGGGAGATCGTTGCTACGGGTCGCCGACGCCGACCTGATGCCAGCCGGGCGGCGCGTACACGTGCACCTCACCACCTGCGAGCCGCGCATCGAGCGGACGCCGGAGGAGTTCGTCACCAACGAGATTGAAGTTGCGAAAGCCGCGAAATGA
- a CDS encoding MATE family efflux transporter has translation MNRPATAAAPPLTEPASNSPPRRAEPERLLAAPPLRAIVRLAAPTSGVMVIAAVSNILYTYFVSRLGAEAIAAVSLVFPLSLIATTMMGGGIGSGAASAVARALGAGRKRDAVAVAEHALVLSVATGALFGLGILVGGPALFRLMGGTGVVLERATVFAQVLFGGAAITFVGGMLDSILRGEGNVRVAAVWSTMSILLQIVLTPVFMFWLGLNLPGAAMATLASQLIATVPRAYYVFSGRSMVTPALRLRGFTMAPLAEILRVGIPASLSTLISYVGIMTLTGVLARLGDAHLAAYGLGTRLDFLMLTLAYGFGAAVLTLVGMATGAQRPDRARAYVVRAGAMIVSVLAVPSALLCWRPELWLNIFTHDPGIHAVGEQYFRIIGPSYPFVGVSMVIAFAFQGLGRATLPLMLMTVRVIAVLAVSLVCTQWLGMADRAVFISVAVGNVCSAAVMVTLFTRTHRGLRRRMSEARAASAADRAEG, from the coding sequence ATGAATCGCCCAGCGACCGCCGCTGCGCCGCCGCTCACCGAGCCCGCGTCGAATTCGCCGCCGCGGCGCGCGGAACCGGAGCGATTGCTTGCCGCACCGCCGCTGCGTGCGATTGTGCGGCTGGCGGCGCCGACCAGCGGCGTGATGGTGATCGCGGCCGTCTCCAACATCCTCTACACCTACTTCGTCAGCCGCCTGGGCGCCGAAGCCATCGCCGCCGTATCGTTGGTGTTTCCGCTCTCGCTCATCGCGACCACGATGATGGGCGGTGGGATCGGCTCGGGCGCGGCGTCGGCCGTGGCGCGCGCGCTCGGCGCCGGCCGCAAACGCGACGCGGTTGCGGTGGCTGAGCATGCGCTGGTGCTGAGCGTCGCCACCGGTGCGCTCTTCGGTCTCGGAATTCTGGTCGGCGGCCCAGCGTTGTTCCGCTTGATGGGCGGCACCGGGGTGGTGCTGGAGCGGGCGACGGTGTTCGCCCAGGTCCTCTTCGGCGGCGCGGCGATCACATTTGTCGGCGGTATGCTCGACAGCATTCTGCGCGGCGAGGGCAACGTGCGGGTCGCCGCCGTGTGGTCGACGATGTCGATTCTGCTGCAGATCGTGCTCACGCCGGTGTTCATGTTCTGGTTGGGTCTGAATCTGCCGGGTGCGGCGATGGCGACGTTGGCGAGTCAACTGATCGCGACCGTGCCGCGCGCCTACTACGTGTTCAGCGGGCGCAGCATGGTGACGCCGGCGCTGCGGCTGCGCGGCTTCACGATGGCGCCGCTGGCGGAAATTCTGCGCGTCGGAATTCCTGCGTCGCTCTCGACCCTGATCAGCTACGTCGGCATCATGACGCTCACCGGCGTGCTGGCGCGGTTGGGCGATGCGCACTTGGCGGCGTACGGATTGGGCACACGGCTCGACTTCCTCATGCTGACCCTCGCCTACGGTTTCGGTGCGGCGGTGCTCACTTTGGTCGGCATGGCGACCGGCGCGCAGCGGCCCGATCGGGCGCGTGCGTATGTGGTGCGAGCCGGCGCGATGATTGTCAGTGTGTTGGCGGTGCCCTCGGCGCTGCTGTGCTGGCGGCCGGAGTTGTGGCTGAACATCTTCACCCATGATCCCGGCATCCACGCGGTGGGCGAGCAGTACTTTCGCATCATCGGACCGTCATATCCGTTCGTTGGCGTATCGATGGTGATCGCGTTCGCCTTTCAAGGTCTCGGCCGGGCGACGCTGCCGTTGATGCTGATGACCGTACGCGTGATCGCGGTATTGGCGGTGTCGCTGGTCTGCACGCAATGGCTTGGGATGGCCGATCGTGCGGTGTTCATCAGCGTCGCGGTGGGCAACGTCTGCTCGGCGGCGGTGATGGTGACGTTGTTCACGCGCACGCACCGAGGATTGCGGCGGCGGATGAGCGAGGCAAGGGCCGCCTCTGCTGCCGACAGAGCGGAAGGCTGA
- a CDS encoding alpha/beta fold hydrolase: protein MGCLLLHGFTATPQELRSLGEALHAHGYTVSGVRIAGHGTSVDDLAHTSRRDWADSARAGLTELRHHCPTTVVIGLSMGSLLALELAHDRAADVDGVVLLSTALWTSDRRLERMLPVLPILRLAGALLPTRWQRIAKPGRDIADPVARGASPAYDTVPLCALVSFIDLQRAARAMVPAVRQPVLALHARQDHTCPLDNVRFLQQRLPTPPRVELLDNSFHVISVDYDKDRVATVVCEFVASIATAAAGARRAVEL, encoded by the coding sequence GTGGGCTGCCTGCTGTTGCACGGCTTCACGGCAACGCCGCAGGAGCTGCGCAGCCTCGGCGAGGCCCTGCACGCGCACGGCTACACGGTGTCCGGCGTGCGCATCGCGGGACACGGCACCTCGGTTGACGACCTCGCACACACTTCACGGCGCGACTGGGCCGACTCGGCGCGCGCCGGTCTCACGGAGTTGCGGCACCATTGTCCGACGACGGTGGTGATCGGGTTGTCGATGGGTTCGCTGCTGGCGTTGGAGTTGGCGCACGATCGCGCCGCCGATGTGGATGGCGTGGTGCTGCTCTCGACCGCACTCTGGACGAGCGATCGCCGCCTCGAGCGCATGCTGCCGGTGTTGCCGATATTGCGGTTGGCCGGCGCACTGTTGCCGACGCGCTGGCAGCGCATCGCCAAGCCCGGGCGCGATATTGCCGATCCGGTTGCGCGCGGCGCGAGCCCTGCCTACGACACCGTGCCGCTGTGCGCGCTCGTCAGTTTCATCGACCTGCAGCGGGCCGCCCGGGCGATGGTCCCCGCCGTGCGCCAGCCCGTGCTCGCGCTGCATGCGCGGCAGGATCACACGTGTCCGCTCGACAACGTCCGCTTTCTGCAGCAACGGTTGCCGACGCCGCCGCGCGTCGAGTTACTCGACAACAGCTTTCACGTCATCAGCGTGGACTACGACAAGGACCGAGTCGCCACCGTGGTCTGCGAATTTGTGGCGAGTATCGCGACCGCTGCCGCCGGCGCGCGACGTGCGGTTGAACTATGA
- a CDS encoding peptidylprolyl isomerase, with the protein MRRNARATWVRFTFMAIVLVFIFWGIGAGVGMMGDRADVVARVNRDTIDPTHFRRAEANLERMYQQIYKDSMPPEMLKALDLPGKALDQLIRTSLLQQEAARIGLQVGDEELAETIQSMPVFQDGGAFTKERYLAVLRAQNPPIQPGEFELAQRDELLVRKIDDIIGAGVQVTDAELKEQYRAENDRVDVDFARVKASDFADQVHPTDADLQTYFDAHQEDFRVPERARIEFLAYKPAAFESEVTVSDADAQDYYDTHREKFDKPEEVQARHILLNLGPNAKDDEKAKVRTQAEALLAQAKGGADFAELAKQHSQDPGSASKGGDLGFFKRGQMVPAFDQAAFALAPGQISELVESPFGFHIIKVEAKHAAETPTLDQVRPQVVDAIKQDRSRDVAGNHARADRDKVVSGGGSLDAAGAANGVTLMNPPAFARTELIAGIGREAKLSDAAFAGAVNDIPDVIETPGAFYVFRIAEKIPSRIPELAAVRDDADKAFRKQKTEELAKAKADGLLATLKQQNTFAAFATANGLTVETTGPFTRAGAYVPKLGTQADLKKAAFELTKDHPIAPAVYQATGDAVLAALKEIVPADDAKFEEQKDTLRQQAIERRRGLVSEQFVNELKARAHIEINQDVLASLSETGTVPSRRRR; encoded by the coding sequence ATGCGAAGAAATGCCCGGGCCACCTGGGTGCGGTTCACATTCATGGCCATCGTCCTGGTCTTCATCTTTTGGGGCATTGGCGCCGGCGTCGGTATGATGGGCGACCGCGCCGATGTCGTCGCGCGCGTCAACCGCGACACCATCGACCCGACGCACTTCCGGCGCGCGGAAGCCAACCTCGAGCGCATGTATCAACAGATCTACAAGGACAGCATGCCGCCCGAGATGCTCAAGGCGCTCGATTTGCCCGGCAAGGCGTTGGATCAGTTGATTCGCACCTCGTTGTTGCAGCAAGAAGCGGCGCGCATCGGCCTGCAAGTCGGCGACGAAGAGTTGGCCGAGACGATTCAGTCGATGCCGGTGTTCCAAGACGGCGGCGCGTTCACCAAGGAGCGCTACCTCGCCGTCCTGCGCGCGCAGAATCCGCCGATTCAGCCCGGCGAGTTCGAATTGGCGCAACGCGATGAACTGCTCGTCCGCAAGATCGACGACATCATCGGTGCCGGCGTGCAGGTGACCGATGCCGAACTCAAGGAGCAGTACCGCGCCGAGAACGATCGCGTGGACGTCGACTTCGCGCGCGTCAAGGCGAGCGACTTCGCCGATCAAGTGCATCCGACCGATGCCGACCTGCAGACCTACTTCGACGCGCACCAGGAAGACTTCCGGGTACCGGAGCGCGCGCGCATCGAATTCCTCGCCTACAAGCCGGCCGCGTTTGAGAGCGAAGTGACCGTGAGCGACGCCGACGCGCAGGATTACTACGACACGCATCGCGAGAAGTTCGACAAGCCCGAAGAAGTGCAGGCGCGCCACATCCTGTTGAACCTCGGCCCGAATGCGAAGGACGATGAAAAGGCCAAGGTGCGCACGCAAGCGGAAGCGCTCCTCGCCCAAGCCAAGGGCGGCGCGGATTTCGCCGAACTGGCCAAGCAGCATTCGCAAGATCCCGGCAGTGCGTCGAAGGGCGGCGATCTCGGCTTCTTTAAGCGCGGGCAAATGGTGCCGGCATTCGATCAGGCCGCGTTCGCGCTCGCCCCGGGCCAGATCAGCGAGTTGGTGGAAAGTCCGTTCGGCTTTCACATCATCAAGGTCGAAGCCAAGCACGCCGCCGAAACTCCCACGCTTGATCAAGTGCGTCCCCAGGTCGTCGACGCGATCAAGCAGGACCGTTCGCGCGATGTCGCCGGCAACCATGCCCGCGCCGATCGCGACAAAGTGGTGAGCGGTGGCGGATCGCTTGATGCCGCCGGCGCGGCCAACGGTGTGACCCTGATGAACCCGCCGGCGTTTGCGCGCACCGAACTCATCGCCGGCATCGGCCGCGAAGCGAAGCTCAGCGATGCGGCGTTCGCCGGCGCGGTCAACGACATCCCCGACGTGATCGAAACGCCGGGCGCGTTCTACGTCTTCCGCATCGCCGAGAAGATCCCGTCGCGCATTCCCGAACTCGCAGCGGTCCGCGATGACGCCGACAAGGCCTTCCGCAAGCAGAAGACAGAGGAGTTAGCGAAGGCGAAGGCCGACGGCTTGCTGGCGACACTCAAGCAGCAGAACACCTTCGCCGCCTTCGCGACCGCGAACGGGTTGACCGTCGAGACGACTGGCCCGTTCACTCGCGCCGGCGCTTATGTTCCCAAGCTCGGCACGCAAGCGGATCTGAAGAAGGCCGCCTTCGAGTTGACGAAAGATCATCCGATCGCCCCGGCTGTGTACCAAGCCACTGGCGATGCGGTGCTCGCGGCGCTCAAAGAAATCGTGCCTGCCGATGACGCCAAGTTCGAGGAACAGAAGGACACCCTGCGGCAACAGGCCATCGAGCGCCGGCGCGGACTGGTCAGCGAGCAGTTCGTCAACGAGCTGAAGGCTCGGGCCCACATTGAAATCAACCAGGACGTGCTCGCCAGTCTGTCCGAGACCGGCACCGTGCCGTCGCGGCGGCGCCGCTAA
- a CDS encoding ATP-dependent Clp protease proteolytic subunit codes for MGIYSHYLDQQLDFQQVSTERKKQLKRISEIRGGRDVLVFAADLNKAQAPISISYADLLPISDQLANLKGEALDLILETPGGSGEAAEDIVRLLRGKYESIAVIVPGWAKSAGTIMVMAGDEILMEPASALGPIDAQISWQGKVFSADALLEGLEKIKEEVATTGVLNKAYIPILQGLSPGELQSAENALKFARQLVTDWLAQFKFKNWATHSSTGHPVTDDEKKTRAEEVAKQLCDHRHWLTHGRSVKLTDLRQMRLQISDYSEQPDLADAVRKYHTLLQMTFATTTIYKVFETPGSQIIRLLGPTAPPPTPPGVAGDIAIVEAKCGKCGTVSKVQANIGKKHPLQQGCLPFPKDNKLRCPNCGAEADLTDLRRQIEAQAKKSVVA; via the coding sequence ATGGGGATCTATAGCCACTACCTCGATCAACAGCTCGACTTCCAACAAGTGAGCACTGAGCGGAAGAAACAGCTCAAGCGAATTTCCGAAATCCGCGGTGGGCGAGATGTGCTCGTGTTCGCGGCCGACCTGAATAAGGCTCAAGCTCCGATTTCCATCAGCTACGCCGATCTGCTGCCCATCAGCGATCAGCTCGCAAACCTGAAGGGCGAGGCGCTCGACTTGATCTTGGAAACACCGGGTGGATCGGGCGAAGCAGCCGAGGACATCGTGCGGCTTCTGCGCGGGAAGTACGAGTCGATCGCGGTGATCGTGCCAGGCTGGGCGAAGAGCGCGGGCACGATCATGGTGATGGCAGGTGACGAGATACTAATGGAGCCGGCGTCGGCACTCGGACCGATCGACGCACAGATCTCGTGGCAAGGGAAAGTATTCTCCGCGGATGCACTGTTGGAGGGGTTGGAGAAGATCAAAGAAGAAGTAGCGACAACTGGCGTACTGAACAAGGCGTACATCCCGATCTTGCAAGGGCTCTCCCCTGGCGAGCTGCAGAGCGCGGAGAACGCTTTGAAGTTCGCCCGACAATTGGTGACGGACTGGCTCGCGCAGTTCAAATTCAAGAACTGGGCAACGCACTCGAGCACGGGCCATCCGGTAACCGACGACGAAAAGAAAACGCGTGCGGAAGAGGTCGCAAAGCAGCTCTGTGATCACCGTCATTGGCTGACGCACGGGCGATCGGTCAAACTCACTGACCTGAGACAGATGCGTTTACAAATCAGCGATTACTCGGAGCAACCGGACCTGGCGGATGCCGTACGAAAGTACCACACCCTCCTGCAGATGACGTTCGCAACGACCACGATCTACAAGGTGTTCGAGACCCCAGGATCGCAGATCATCCGTTTGCTGGGTCCAACGGCTCCACCGCCGACGCCCCCGGGGGTAGCCGGTGACATTGCGATTGTCGAGGCGAAGTGCGGGAAGTGTGGTACAGTTTCAAAAGTGCAGGCGAACATTGGGAAGAAGCATCCCCTGCAGCAGGGATGCTTGCCGTTCCCCAAGGATAACAAGTTGCGTTGCCCCAACTGTGGGGCGGAGGCCGACCTTACGGACTTACGGCGGCAGATCGAGGCACAGGCGAAGAAATCCGTGGTTGCGTAA
- a CDS encoding MaoC family dehydratase N-terminal domain-containing protein: protein MPLASELVGQSGPSVTHDIDARWTMAYAAALGDILPCYVDTRQPAGVVAHPLFPVCFEWPLIVGGRQLPGDTRLTPAERMRSVHATHDLVIHRPVRPGDRLTTVPTIVGVERRKPGAYQVVRLDTTDANGAAVCTTWMGALYRGVDVDGPDRPATDAPNTPMMPMTESIATDAPARTEIRVAIAANLAHVYSECARIWNPIHTDRAFAAAAGLPDIILHGTATLALAISRIITTEASGDPTRVRRIAARFGAMVFMPSEIVVRIIARDAGVVRFEVLNSEGRLAVRDGVVVLQGKGEEAC from the coding sequence ATGCCCCTCGCTTCGGAACTTGTCGGACAGTCCGGACCGTCGGTTACGCACGACATCGATGCGCGCTGGACGATGGCGTACGCGGCGGCGCTTGGCGATATCTTGCCGTGCTATGTCGACACGCGTCAGCCCGCTGGTGTTGTCGCGCATCCGCTGTTTCCGGTTTGCTTCGAGTGGCCGCTGATCGTTGGCGGACGCCAGTTGCCGGGCGACACGCGCCTGACTCCGGCGGAGCGCATGCGCTCGGTTCACGCGACGCACGACCTGGTCATTCATCGCCCGGTGCGCCCAGGCGATCGGTTGACCACGGTTCCGACCATCGTCGGCGTCGAACGGCGCAAGCCCGGCGCGTATCAGGTCGTGCGGCTCGACACGACCGATGCGAACGGCGCTGCCGTCTGCACGACGTGGATGGGCGCACTGTACCGCGGAGTCGATGTCGACGGTCCCGATCGGCCGGCAACCGACGCGCCGAATACGCCGATGATGCCGATGACCGAGTCGATCGCAACCGACGCACCCGCACGCACTGAGATCCGCGTCGCCATCGCCGCCAACCTGGCGCATGTCTACAGCGAGTGCGCGCGCATCTGGAATCCGATCCACACCGATCGTGCCTTTGCCGCGGCCGCCGGTCTGCCGGATATCATCCTGCACGGCACGGCGACGCTGGCGCTGGCGATCTCGCGTATCATCACAACCGAAGCGAGCGGTGATCCGACCCGTGTGCGGCGGATCGCGGCACGCTTTGGCGCGATGGTGTTCATGCCGTCGGAAATCGTCGTCCGCATCATTGCGCGCGACGCCGGTGTTGTCCGCTTCGAAGTCCTCAACAGCGAGGGCAGACTCGCGGTGCGCGACGGCGTGGTGGTCCTCCAAGGAAAAGGAGAGGAAGCATGTTGA
- a CDS encoding antibiotic biosynthesis monooxygenase, translating into MLIVAGIVRLDPTRRAQLDAAFDRMRDATLREAGCLEYQAYFDRKDAGTVLIFEKWQDEPALRAHFVTAHVAEFAAALTAAGASGTGVRKYEVSAEGPVIRAAGWDMEPPMHADTRRYTPIRDFCPDQSDPQTTSKDVW; encoded by the coding sequence ATGTTGATCGTTGCCGGAATCGTCAGACTTGATCCGACGCGGCGGGCACAACTCGATGCCGCCTTCGACCGGATGCGCGACGCCACGCTGAGGGAAGCAGGCTGCCTTGAGTACCAGGCCTACTTCGATCGCAAGGATGCGGGCACGGTGCTGATCTTCGAGAAGTGGCAGGATGAACCGGCGCTGCGCGCTCACTTCGTGACCGCCCACGTGGCTGAGTTTGCCGCCGCACTGACGGCCGCAGGGGCGAGCGGAACCGGCGTCCGCAAGTACGAAGTGTCCGCCGAAGGGCCGGTCATCCGAGCAGCGGGATGGGATATGGAACCGCCGATGCACGCCGATACACGCCGATACACGCCGATAAGAGATTTCTGCCCGGACCAGAGCGATCCGCAAACCACATCGAAAGACGTTTGGTGA
- a CDS encoding LLM class flavin-dependent oxidoreductase yields the protein MKVGMNLPVMVPGLDRSAILEWARRIDAGPFTSLCAGERINFPNPEILITLSAAAAVTERVRIVPTVFVLPLHPPVLMAKRIATLDVLSAGRVVLGIGVGARRDDFVAACAVFDAHKLTRMEECVAIMRRVWAGTYIVEGAERAAEPTPVQPGGPEILVGALTAPSIRRAARYADGLCGFSFRPAEDEVRFAWDTARAAWRAANRDQPPRLTTSFWYALGPRARAQLDEYLHRYLNFMGADAARALAPTVQTTSAAALRDALKMLADLGTDEVFLVPTTADPDEVHRVADIIG from the coding sequence ATGAAAGTCGGGATGAACCTGCCGGTGATGGTGCCGGGGCTGGATCGAAGCGCCATCCTCGAATGGGCGCGGCGCATTGATGCCGGGCCGTTCACGAGTTTGTGCGCCGGCGAGCGGATCAATTTTCCCAATCCGGAGATCCTGATCACACTATCAGCAGCGGCGGCGGTGACCGAGCGCGTTCGCATCGTGCCGACGGTGTTCGTCCTACCGCTGCATCCGCCGGTGTTGATGGCAAAGCGCATCGCCACGCTCGATGTGCTGTCGGCCGGCCGCGTGGTGCTGGGTATCGGGGTCGGTGCTCGCCGCGACGACTTTGTCGCCGCCTGCGCGGTCTTCGACGCGCACAAGCTCACCCGCATGGAAGAGTGCGTCGCGATCATGCGGCGGGTGTGGGCCGGTACCTACATCGTCGAAGGCGCCGAACGCGCCGCCGAGCCCACGCCGGTGCAGCCGGGCGGACCCGAGATTCTCGTCGGCGCACTCACCGCGCCGTCGATTCGCCGGGCCGCTCGCTATGCTGACGGGCTGTGCGGATTCAGTTTCCGGCCCGCGGAAGATGAAGTGCGTTTCGCGTGGGACACCGCCCGCGCCGCCTGGCGCGCCGCGAATCGCGACCAGCCGCCGCGGCTTACGACCAGCTTTTGGTACGCGCTCGGTCCGCGGGCGCGCGCGCAGCTCGACGAGTACCTGCATCGCTACCTGAACTTCATGGGCGCCGACGCGGCGCGCGCGCTGGCCCCCACAGTGCAGACGACGTCCGCTGCGGCGTTACGCGATGCGTTGAAGATGCTCGCCGATCTCGGCACCGACGAAGTGTTCCTCGTGCCCACCACCGCCGATCCCGACGAAGTTCACCGCGTGGCGGACATCATCGGCTAA